The following are encoded in a window of Pygocentrus nattereri isolate fPygNat1 chromosome 5, fPygNat1.pri, whole genome shotgun sequence genomic DNA:
- the ly6pge gene encoding lymphocyte antigen 6 family member pge yields the protein MRAVQCCLLLGLSLVQLATHSGALQCYTCMGSTDEDCNRQGSKICPSYSDACAVVKGHGSGVMKSCSYKSFCSQANSQGYRAPGVKVYCCYSDDCNVTGHASRLSGGVNYLLALLPLFWHLLSS from the exons ATGAGAGCTGTCCAGTGCTGCCTGTTGCTTGGCCTCTCCCTTGTCCAGCTTGCCACTCACA GTGGGGCACTGCAATGTTACACCTGCATGGGGTCAACAGATGAAGACTGCAATCGCCAGGGATCCAAAATATGTCCAAGCTACTCAGATGCATGTGCTGTGGTCAAGGGACATGGCA GTGGTGTGATGAAGTCCTGCTCGTACAAATCATTTTGTAGCCAAGCCAACAGCCAAGGCTACAGAGCTCCAGGGGTGAAGGTATACTGCTGCTACTCAGATGACTGCAATGTGACGGGGCATGCCAGCAGGCTCAGCGGAGGGGTCAACTACCTGCTAGCCCTTCTGCCACTGTTCTGGCATCTACTGTCAAGCTAA